A genomic window from Micromonospora violae includes:
- a CDS encoding MFS transporter, which yields MRLTTFWRWWVAGTTSHLGSAVGTLALPLTALTVLHASAFEMGLITAAGYLAYLLISLPAGVIVQRLPLRGMQVALDLVRALAIASVPLAWWLDMLTVAQLVAVALVVSFANVLFDVANQTFLPEIVPAAQLQARNSLTSGTHAATTLGGPSLGGFAVQLLGAVPTLFVDAVSYLLSAVLLRTLPARRVQRSAERPPMVTMIREGWHFVLRHPIIGPAMWDATATNFVSGAMLALFPFYLVRELHASPVLVGLLIATDGLGALIGAALTTRFTDRFGTARGLLIAAFVGVAGALVIPLGTGTAAFLAFAVGNLILSSSTVVLSVTTRTYRMLASPPELLSRVIATVKFVSWGAIPLGSLLAGILAGPLGARTTLLIFAALTVLSPIIYLSTPIRRMRDLPLDTAPTPAEARV from the coding sequence ATGAGACTTACTACGTTCTGGCGGTGGTGGGTCGCCGGCACGACCAGCCACCTCGGCTCGGCGGTCGGCACGCTGGCCCTGCCACTGACCGCGCTTACCGTGCTGCACGCGTCGGCCTTCGAGATGGGTCTGATCACCGCGGCGGGCTATCTGGCGTACCTGCTGATCAGCCTCCCGGCCGGGGTGATCGTGCAGCGTCTGCCGCTGCGCGGCATGCAGGTCGCGCTGGACCTGGTCCGCGCCCTCGCCATCGCGTCGGTCCCGCTGGCCTGGTGGCTCGACATGCTGACGGTGGCCCAGTTGGTCGCGGTCGCCCTGGTGGTGAGCTTCGCCAACGTGCTGTTCGACGTGGCGAACCAGACTTTCCTGCCGGAGATCGTGCCGGCCGCGCAGTTGCAGGCTCGCAACAGCCTCACCTCCGGCACCCATGCCGCCACCACACTGGGCGGGCCGTCCCTGGGCGGCTTCGCGGTGCAGCTGCTGGGCGCGGTGCCGACGCTGTTCGTGGACGCCGTCAGCTATCTGCTCTCCGCAGTCCTGCTGCGCACCCTGCCGGCTCGCCGGGTGCAGCGATCGGCCGAGCGGCCACCGATGGTCACGATGATCCGGGAGGGCTGGCACTTCGTGCTCCGCCACCCGATCATCGGTCCGGCCATGTGGGACGCCACCGCGACGAACTTCGTCAGCGGCGCGATGCTCGCCCTCTTCCCGTTCTACCTGGTGCGCGAGCTGCACGCATCGCCGGTCCTGGTCGGGCTGCTGATCGCCACCGACGGCCTCGGCGCGCTGATCGGCGCCGCGCTGACCACCCGCTTCACCGACCGGTTCGGCACCGCCCGCGGCCTGCTCATCGCGGCCTTCGTCGGCGTGGCCGGCGCGCTCGTCATCCCGCTGGGCACCGGCACCGCCGCATTCCTGGCCTTCGCCGTGGGGAACCTGATCCTCTCCAGCTCCACAGTGGTGCTCAGCGTGACCACCCGCACGTACCGAATGCTCGCCAGCCCGCCGGAACTGCTGTCCCGAGTGATCGCCACGGTCAAGTTCGTGTCCTGGGGCGCCATCCCACTCGGCAGTCTGCTCGCTGGCATCCTGGCCGGGCCGCTGGGCGCCCGCACCACCCTGCTGATCTTCGCGGCGCTCACCGTGCTGTCCCCGATCATCTACCTGTCGACCCCGATCCGCCGGATGCGCGACCTGCCGCTCGACACCGCTCCGACACCCGCCGAGGCCCGGGTGTGA
- the murQ gene encoding N-acetylmuramic acid 6-phosphate etherase, whose protein sequence is MDLSTLGTETRNDKTNDLDRMSPTELLLAMNDEDQTVADAVRRAVPDIAAAVDVIVASLRQGGRLIYLGAGTSGRIGMLDAVEIPPTFGTTPERVVGLLAGGARAFTVAVEGAEDDPTRAVADLDAIGLTAHDTVVGLAASGRTPYVVGGLDHARALGAATVSVACNTDAVTSRHADVAIEVPTGPEVLTGSTRLKAGTAEKLVCNMLSTATMAQLGKVYGNLMVDMNATNEKLVDRARRIVAEAADTDLDTAARALAAAHGHAKTAIVLLLANCTAEEAAARLRAAADDVRAAVAA, encoded by the coding sequence GTGGACCTCAGCACCCTCGGCACCGAGACCCGCAACGACAAGACCAACGACCTCGACCGGATGTCTCCCACCGAGTTGCTGCTCGCGATGAACGACGAGGACCAGACGGTCGCCGACGCCGTCCGCCGAGCCGTACCGGACATCGCGGCCGCCGTCGACGTCATCGTGGCCTCGCTCCGCCAGGGCGGACGGCTGATCTACCTTGGCGCGGGCACCAGCGGCCGGATCGGCATGCTCGACGCCGTCGAGATCCCACCGACCTTCGGTACGACCCCCGAGCGGGTCGTCGGTCTGCTCGCCGGCGGGGCACGGGCCTTCACTGTCGCCGTCGAGGGCGCCGAGGACGACCCGACCCGCGCCGTCGCCGACCTCGACGCGATCGGCCTGACCGCCCACGACACGGTGGTCGGGCTCGCCGCCAGCGGCCGTACCCCCTACGTGGTCGGCGGGTTGGATCACGCCCGCGCGCTCGGTGCCGCGACCGTCTCCGTGGCCTGCAACACCGATGCGGTGACCAGCCGGCACGCCGACGTCGCCATCGAGGTACCGACCGGCCCCGAGGTGCTCACCGGCTCCACCCGGCTCAAGGCCGGCACCGCCGAGAAGCTGGTCTGCAACATGCTCTCCACCGCCACCATGGCGCAACTCGGCAAGGTCTACGGCAATCTGATGGTGGACATGAACGCCACCAACGAGAAGCTCGTCGATCGGGCGCGTCGGATCGTCGCCGAGGCCGCCGACACCGACCTCGACACGGCCGCACGGGCGCTCGCGGCGGCGCACGGGCACGCCAAGACGGCCATCGTGCTGCTGCTGGCGAACTGCACCGCCGAGGAGGCCGCAGCCCGGCTGCGCGCCGCCGCCGACGACGTCCGAGCGGCCGTCGCGGCCTGA
- a CDS encoding sodium:solute symporter, which produces MRQLDLVVIVLYLVVIAFVGLRLSGKQKSAKDYFVGEGRLPWWTVSFSVVATETSVLTVISVPGGAYSGQGFGNVELALGYVIGRVVVAAVLIPLYKRGGFVSAYQYLGERFGLKLQGLASVTFVFTRLLAEGVRLFASAIPIKLLLDEFGLNVSYQAIIIVLTLITVVYTYLGGIKAVIWTDAIQMGLYLGGAILAIAVLSHAVGFDGYSQAFDAGKFQLFDSNFTLAHVLTSPFALPTAIIGGAIFAMASHGSDQLIVQRILSTRTLREGQQAMISSGIFVVIQFAAFSLVGALLWSYNKGQSFKELGLASSDNLYPSFILHALPVGISGLLVAGILGAAMGSLSSALNSMSNSTVADFIHSFFRKVPSDDVMLRLARVMTLVWAVLMAVFACAFSSSTGNVYLTGLTIAGYTYGALLGAFLLGRLVKRANQVDAVIAFLVTVAVMTYIVRYVKIDVTTAGTTTATAIAAQWLVPIGVLITLVVGAVSSRFHPAPETPYDHGRTDEVDDEAAAPAGRA; this is translated from the coding sequence GTGCGTCAACTCGACCTCGTCGTGATCGTGCTGTACCTCGTGGTGATCGCCTTTGTCGGACTACGCCTGTCCGGTAAACAGAAGTCCGCCAAGGACTACTTCGTGGGCGAGGGGCGACTGCCCTGGTGGACCGTCTCGTTCTCCGTGGTCGCCACCGAGACCAGCGTCCTGACCGTGATCAGTGTTCCCGGCGGCGCCTACAGCGGCCAAGGCTTCGGCAACGTCGAGCTGGCCCTGGGCTACGTCATCGGTCGGGTGGTCGTGGCCGCGGTGCTCATCCCGCTCTACAAGCGCGGTGGGTTCGTCAGCGCCTACCAGTACCTCGGTGAGCGGTTTGGCCTGAAACTTCAGGGCCTGGCATCCGTCACGTTCGTCTTCACCCGCCTGCTCGCCGAGGGCGTACGGCTGTTCGCCTCGGCCATCCCCATCAAGCTTCTCCTCGACGAGTTCGGGCTGAACGTCAGCTACCAGGCCATCATCATCGTGCTGACCCTCATCACGGTGGTCTACACCTACCTCGGTGGCATCAAAGCGGTCATCTGGACCGACGCCATCCAGATGGGGCTCTACCTGGGTGGGGCGATCCTGGCCATCGCGGTGCTCAGCCACGCCGTCGGCTTCGACGGCTACTCGCAGGCATTCGACGCCGGCAAGTTCCAGCTCTTCGACAGCAACTTCACGCTCGCGCACGTGCTCACCAGCCCGTTCGCCCTGCCCACCGCGATCATCGGCGGCGCGATCTTCGCGATGGCCAGCCACGGGTCGGACCAGCTGATCGTCCAGCGGATCCTGTCCACCCGCACGCTGCGCGAGGGGCAGCAGGCGATGATCTCCTCGGGCATCTTCGTGGTGATCCAGTTCGCGGCGTTCTCCCTGGTCGGGGCGCTGCTGTGGTCGTACAACAAGGGTCAGAGCTTCAAGGAACTCGGCCTGGCCAGTAGCGACAATCTCTACCCGAGCTTCATCCTGCACGCCCTGCCGGTGGGCATCTCGGGTCTGCTGGTGGCCGGCATCCTCGGTGCCGCGATGGGTTCGCTGTCCTCGGCGCTCAACTCGATGTCGAACTCCACCGTCGCCGACTTCATCCACAGCTTCTTCCGCAAGGTCCCGTCCGACGACGTGATGCTGCGGCTCGCCCGGGTGATGACCCTGGTCTGGGCGGTGCTGATGGCGGTCTTCGCCTGCGCGTTCAGCTCCAGCACCGGAAATGTCTACCTGACCGGTCTGACCATCGCCGGCTACACCTACGGGGCGCTGCTCGGGGCCTTCCTGCTCGGCCGCCTCGTCAAGCGGGCCAACCAGGTCGACGCGGTGATCGCCTTCCTCGTCACCGTGGCGGTGATGACCTACATCGTCCGGTACGTCAAGATCGACGTGACGACGGCCGGGACCACCACCGCCACCGCCATCGCCGCGCAGTGGCTGGTTCCGATCGGCGTCCTGATCACCCTGGTCGTCGGCGCGGTGTCGAGCCGGTTCCACCCGGCCCCCGAGACCCCGTACGACCATGGACGCACCGACGAGGTCGACGACGAGGCGGCGGCACCCGCGGGCCGGGCCTGA
- a CDS encoding anhydro-N-acetylmuramic acid kinase, with protein MRVIGLMSGTSYDGIEAAAAEFDLDGDTLRMRPLGRLSHPYPDALRTQIAAALPPAPTTTEAICVLDTGIGQAFAEAGVRALAQLCAGQADLIVSHGQTMHHWVEAGTVRGTLQLGQPAWIAEATGLPVVADLRSRDVAAGGQGAPLVALFDTLLLGGLPGVPAALNLGGIANITVVAPDADPLAFDTGPANALLDAAARHFSGGTEEYDRDGRGAAAGQVNPDLLRRLLDEPYYRLPSPKSTGKELFHLPYLLAALADVPTPDPQDVLATLTRLTAVTVAAACRDHGVTRLVVSGGGARNPTLMRMIADELPGVDLSSSDDLRIASDAKEALAFALLGYLTVHGLPGTLRSGTGARHASVLGSITPGRQALRLPAPASTAPNRLQIVAD; from the coding sequence ATGCGCGTGATCGGCCTGATGTCCGGAACCTCCTACGACGGAATCGAAGCCGCCGCGGCCGAGTTCGACCTGGACGGCGACACCCTGCGGATGCGACCGCTGGGCCGGCTCAGCCACCCGTACCCCGACGCGCTGCGCACGCAGATCGCCGCCGCCCTGCCACCAGCGCCGACCACCACCGAGGCGATCTGCGTGCTGGACACCGGCATCGGCCAGGCCTTCGCCGAGGCCGGCGTGCGGGCCCTCGCGCAGCTGTGCGCCGGCCAGGCCGACCTGATCGTCTCGCACGGGCAGACCATGCACCACTGGGTCGAGGCTGGCACGGTTCGGGGCACTCTCCAGCTGGGCCAGCCGGCCTGGATCGCGGAGGCCACCGGCCTTCCGGTCGTGGCCGACCTGCGCAGCCGTGACGTCGCCGCGGGCGGCCAGGGCGCTCCCCTGGTCGCCCTCTTCGACACGCTGCTGCTGGGTGGCCTGCCCGGCGTCCCGGCCGCGCTGAACCTGGGCGGCATCGCCAACATCACCGTCGTCGCGCCGGACGCGGATCCGCTCGCGTTCGACACCGGGCCGGCCAACGCGCTCCTCGACGCCGCCGCGCGGCACTTCAGCGGGGGCACCGAGGAGTACGACCGGGACGGGCGCGGCGCAGCCGCCGGCCAGGTGAACCCGGACCTGCTACGGCGGCTGCTCGACGAGCCGTACTATCGGCTGCCCAGCCCGAAGAGCACCGGGAAAGAGCTGTTCCACCTGCCCTACCTGCTCGCCGCGCTCGCCGACGTGCCCACGCCGGATCCACAGGACGTGCTGGCCACGCTCACCCGGCTGACAGCGGTCACGGTGGCCGCCGCCTGCCGCGACCACGGCGTCACCCGGCTCGTCGTCTCCGGCGGCGGGGCGCGCAATCCGACGCTGATGCGCATGATCGCCGACGAGCTACCGGGCGTCGACCTGTCGTCGAGCGACGACCTGCGCATCGCGTCGGACGCCAAGGAGGCGCTCGCCTTCGCGCTGCTGGGCTACCTGACCGTGCACGGGCTGCCGGGCACCCTTCGGTCGGGCACCGGCGCGCGGCACGCTTCCGTGCTCGGCAGCATCACCCCCGGCCGGCAGGCACTACGGCTGCCCGCGCCGGCCAGCACCGCTCCCAACCGGCTGCAGATCGTCGCCGACTGA
- a CDS encoding FAD-binding and (Fe-S)-binding domain-containing protein, translating to MSTVVPTPTAAGARAREVADLLRSRLDDPRRASAELPRRLAAAHDASPYLFEPQAVVRAASAAEVGALMAGAREAGVPLTLRGGGTSLAGQAGGAGVLVDVRTDWRHAEVLDEGRRIRLQPGLTIRQANARLARYRRRLGPDPASEAACTVGGMVANNSSGMTCGTTDNAYRTMESLRFVLPSGTVVDSGARDADDRLRADEPELHAGLLRLRDRVRSTPGSRATIERLFAMKNTMGYGLNSLLDHSSPVEMLAHLMIGSEGTLGFVAEAVFRTVEIHDHAATGLLILPRLTDATDALPALLAAGARTAELLDAAALRVSQRDPGASPALRGLTVAGHAALLVEFTEDSAERLAATLADARSVLDQLPAVSGTALTRDPRERANLWHLRKGLYTAVAGARPPGTTALLEDVAVPMPRLTGTCDGLIDLFDRHGYPDAVIFGHARDGNLHFMLTQSFDTPAEIDRYARFTDDMVDLVLAEGGTLKAEHGTGRAMAPFVRRQYGDELYDVMRELKRLCDPSGLLNPGVLLNDDPTVHLRQLKAVPTVDPELDACVECGYCEPVCPTADVTTTPRQRIVLQRQIALATAGGDEERRRELTADYAYAAVDSCAADSLCVTACPVGIDTGAAMKRLRAERHTPRAQRTARTAARHWQAAVTGVRVGLTAAHAVPTSVTRAATGVVRGLGATELVPLWSDDMPRAGAPRPGARNAPDAQAVFFAACVGSLFAPEDGPSGGSAAAFLRLCDLAGVPLVVPAGTAGLCCGTPWQSKGYPAGHREMAERTLAALWAASDEGRLPIVCDASSCTHGLTQLSAALAEEDQARYAALRFVDSVTFTAEHLLPALPPPRRLGSLALHPTCSTVHLGGIDDLRTVAAALADTVTVPDDWGCCAFAGDRGLLHPEVTAGATAAQAAEINQHDYDAYASCNRTCEMGMSRATGQPYRHVLQILVEAVEPPPA from the coding sequence ATGAGCACCGTCGTACCCACGCCGACCGCGGCCGGCGCCCGCGCGCGCGAGGTCGCCGACCTGCTGCGCTCGCGCCTGGATGATCCCCGCCGGGCCAGCGCCGAGCTGCCCCGGAGGCTGGCGGCGGCACACGACGCCTCGCCGTACCTGTTCGAGCCGCAGGCCGTGGTCCGGGCCGCTTCGGCGGCCGAGGTCGGGGCGTTGATGGCCGGCGCCCGGGAGGCCGGTGTGCCGCTGACCCTGCGCGGCGGCGGCACCAGCCTCGCCGGGCAGGCCGGCGGCGCGGGCGTGCTGGTCGACGTCCGCACCGACTGGCGGCACGCCGAGGTCCTCGACGAGGGCCGCCGCATCCGCCTCCAGCCGGGCCTGACGATCCGGCAGGCCAACGCTCGACTCGCCCGCTACCGACGCCGGCTCGGCCCGGACCCGGCCAGCGAGGCCGCCTGCACGGTCGGTGGCATGGTGGCCAACAATTCCAGCGGGATGACCTGCGGCACCACCGACAACGCGTACCGCACCATGGAGTCGCTGCGCTTCGTGCTCCCGTCCGGCACCGTCGTCGACTCCGGCGCCCGCGACGCCGACGACCGGCTGCGGGCCGACGAGCCCGAGCTGCACGCCGGGCTGCTGCGGCTGCGCGACCGGGTGCGCTCGACGCCGGGGTCACGCGCCACCATCGAGCGGCTGTTCGCCATGAAGAACACCATGGGGTACGGGTTGAACTCGCTGCTCGACCACAGCAGCCCGGTCGAGATGCTCGCCCACCTGATGATCGGCAGCGAGGGCACGCTCGGCTTCGTGGCCGAGGCCGTCTTCCGTACCGTCGAGATCCACGACCACGCCGCCACCGGTCTGCTGATCCTGCCCCGTCTCACCGACGCCACCGACGCGCTGCCGGCCCTGCTCGCCGCCGGCGCCCGTACCGCCGAACTGCTCGACGCGGCCGCGCTGCGGGTCAGCCAGCGCGACCCGGGTGCGAGCCCGGCCCTGCGCGGGCTGACCGTCGCCGGCCACGCCGCACTGCTGGTGGAGTTCACCGAGGACAGCGCGGAGCGGCTGGCCGCGACGTTGGCCGACGCCCGGTCCGTGCTCGACCAACTGCCGGCCGTCAGCGGCACCGCGCTGACCCGCGACCCGCGCGAACGGGCCAACCTCTGGCACCTGCGCAAGGGCCTCTACACCGCCGTCGCCGGCGCGCGCCCGCCCGGCACCACCGCCCTGCTGGAGGACGTCGCGGTGCCGATGCCCCGGCTGACCGGCACCTGCGACGGGTTGATCGACCTGTTCGACCGACACGGCTACCCGGACGCGGTGATCTTCGGACACGCCCGCGACGGCAACCTGCACTTCATGCTGACCCAGTCGTTCGACACCCCGGCGGAGATCGACCGCTACGCCCGGTTCACCGACGACATGGTCGACCTCGTGCTGGCCGAAGGGGGAACGCTGAAGGCCGAGCACGGCACCGGCCGGGCCATGGCGCCCTTCGTCCGCCGGCAGTACGGCGACGAACTGTACGACGTGATGCGCGAACTCAAGCGGTTGTGCGACCCGAGCGGCCTGCTCAACCCTGGTGTGCTGCTCAACGACGACCCGACCGTGCACCTGCGGCAGCTCAAGGCTGTCCCGACGGTCGACCCCGAGCTGGACGCCTGCGTCGAGTGTGGCTACTGCGAGCCGGTCTGCCCCACCGCCGACGTCACCACCACCCCCCGGCAGCGCATCGTCCTGCAACGGCAGATCGCCCTCGCCACCGCCGGCGGCGACGAGGAGCGCCGCCGGGAGCTGACCGCCGACTACGCGTACGCCGCGGTGGACAGCTGCGCCGCGGACAGCCTCTGCGTCACCGCCTGCCCGGTCGGCATCGACACCGGGGCGGCCATGAAGCGGCTGCGCGCCGAGCGGCACACGCCCCGCGCCCAGCGCACCGCCCGCACCGCCGCCCGACACTGGCAGGCCGCGGTGACGGGCGTCCGGGTGGGACTGACCGCCGCGCACGCCGTACCGACGTCGGTGACCCGGGCCGCCACCGGAGTGGTCCGTGGACTCGGTGCCACCGAACTCGTGCCACTGTGGAGCGATGACATGCCGCGCGCCGGCGCTCCCCGCCCCGGAGCCCGCAACGCACCAGACGCCCAGGCGGTGTTCTTCGCGGCCTGTGTGGGCAGCCTCTTCGCACCGGAGGACGGCCCGTCCGGAGGGTCGGCGGCGGCGTTCCTGCGCCTCTGCGACCTGGCGGGGGTGCCGCTCGTCGTGCCAGCCGGCACGGCGGGCCTGTGCTGCGGCACCCCGTGGCAGTCCAAGGGCTACCCCGCCGGCCACCGCGAGATGGCCGAGCGGACCCTGGCCGCGCTCTGGGCGGCCAGCGACGAGGGTCGCCTGCCCATCGTGTGCGACGCGTCCTCCTGCACCCACGGGCTGACGCAGCTGAGCGCCGCCCTGGCCGAGGAGGACCAGGCACGGTACGCCGCGCTGCGCTTCGTCGACAGCGTGACCTTCACCGCCGAGCACCTCCTGCCGGCGCTGCCACCGCCCCGGCGACTGGGCTCGCTGGCCCTGCACCCCACCTGCTCCACCGTGCACCTGGGCGGGATCGACGACCTGCGCACGGTCGCCGCAGCGCTCGCCGACACCGTCACCGTGCCGGACGACTGGGGGTGCTGCGCCTTCGCCGGTGACCGGGGGCTGCTGCACCCCGAGGTCACGGCCGGCGCCACGGCGGCGCAGGCCGCCGAGATCAACCAACACGACTACGACGCGTACGCCTCCTGCAACCGCACCTGCGAGATGGGCATGAGCCGGGCCACCGGGCAGCCGTACCGGCACGTGCTCCAGATTCTCGTCGAGGCGGTCGAGCCGCCACCGGCATAG